Part of the Kitasatospora sp. NBC_01266 genome, GGACGGGTTGCGGGTCAGGCTGTTGCAGTCGAGGCAGGGTCGGCGCCGGCGCACGAGTCCTCCGTGATGCCGAGGTGCTGGCCGATGCGCTCCAGCAGGGCGAGTGTGGCGAGGTCGGTGATCAGGTCCTGCTCGGAACGCTGCCGATCGCGATCGGATTGGCGGTTCTGGGACAGCAGGATCAACGGTGCGGCGTACGCGGCCTGGGTGCTGAACAGCAGGTTCAGCAGGATGAACGGGTACGGATCCCAGTGGTACAGCAGGGCGGTGACGTTGGCGGTCATCCAGGTGACGACCAGCAGGGTCTGTATCCAGATGAACCGCCAGCTGCCGAAGGCACTGGCTACGCGGTCTGCGGCGCGCTCGCCAAGGGTGAGCTGATCGATCTTCTGTTGCATGGCTCTTCCGGTCTACGGTGGCGTCTGGCCGCTGCACGGGCGGCCTGGAATCGGGAGGGGAAGCTGTGGGGTTCCTGAAGGACGCGAAGGCCGAGTCGATCGGCAAGCAGGCTGCACGGGCGATCGAGGAAGGCCGAAAGGTGTTCGCGTGCCGCGTGAACGAGGGTGGCTGGAACGACTCGTATGCCGGGTCGCTGTCGGGAGTGGCGGAATCGATCGAGGCGGTCGAGGCGCAGGGCTGGCAGCTGGAGCACTCGTCGGCGCTTCCCGGCAAGGGCCAGAACGTGGCCCTGTTCCTGGTGTTCCGCCGGGCAATGCAGCAGCCAGGTTGGGGCATCCCACAGCAGTAGCAACGCGGCACACGGTGGTTGCTGCCTCTGCTGGAACGCCAAGTGCCCCACTGCTGGTAGCAAGTGGGGCACTTGGTCAAGGTCTGGTTTATGTCCGGGCACGCCGGACTTGGGACCAGTGTGGATCACCGGTAGCTGATCGTCAAGAGACGTCAGGGAGGTGATCGAGGATCACGGCCGCGGTCTGGTCGGTGTTCTCGGTCTCGGCCAACAGGTGGTCGATGTGCTGCTTCGCCGCGTCGCTGTCGCCGGCCTTGATGGCCTCGACAGCGGCGGAGAGCTGGTCGAACTCGAACTGT contains:
- a CDS encoding DUF1003 domain-containing protein, encoding MQQKIDQLTLGERAADRVASAFGSWRFIWIQTLLVVTWMTANVTALLYHWDPYPFILLNLLFSTQAAYAAPLILLSQNRQSDRDRQRSEQDLITDLATLALLERIGQHLGITEDSCAGADPASTATA